A genomic segment from Anabas testudineus chromosome 6, fAnaTes1.2, whole genome shotgun sequence encodes:
- the LOC113166007 gene encoding shaker-related potassium channel tsha2-like, whose translation MTVVSQENHDETGAVTPLLQDAANLEPADQECSERVFINISGLRFETQLKTLSRFPTTLLGDPRKRMRFFDPLRNEYFFDRNRPSFDAILYYYQSGGRLRRPVSVPVDIFMEEIKFYELEEEVIELFRNDEGLTREEDRPLPTNDFQRQLWLLFEYPESSGPARIIAIVSVMVILISIVIFCLETLPEFRDVPAVQDNHVNGSAHGKEPNAFADPFFMVETLCIVWFSFEFSMRFLSCPSKAVFFKNIMNLIDIVAIAPYFITLGLDLAEHQGSSQQAASLAILRVIRLVRVFRIFKLSRHSKGLQILGQTLHASLRELGLLIFFLLIGVVLFSSSVYFAEAEDPDSVFSSIPDAFWWAVVTMTTVGYGDMYPTTIGGKFVGSLCAIAGVLTIALPVPVIVSNFNYFYHRENEEEENVTYVHVTCGQQEQPSFGECDVNKSNQSLSKTESYQESDDLETLPVPSINTLETYTGKLTDV comes from the coding sequence ATGACTGTGGTGTCGCAGGAGAACCACGACGAGACTGGAGCTGTTACTCCTTTGCTGCAAGATGCTGCTAACTTGGAACCAGCGGACCAGGAGTGCAGCGAGAGGGTGTTCATCAACATCTCAGGTCTGCGGTTTGAGACTCAGTTAAAGACGCTCTCCCGCTTCCCGACCACGCTTTTGGGAGATCCGCGTAAAAGGATGCGTTTCTTTGACCCACTGAGGAATGAGTACTTCTTTGACAGGAACAGGCCGAGCTTTGACGCCATCCTTTATTATTACCAGTCGGGTGGGCGGCTTAGGAGGCCCGTGAGTGTACCTGTGGATATTTTTATGgaagaaattaaattttatgaGCTTGAGGAAGAGGTTATAGAGCTTTTCAGAAACGATGAAGGCTTGACTAGAGAAGAGGACCGTCCGCTGCCTACTAACGACTTTCAGCGCCAGCTATGGCTCTTGTTTGAGTATCCAGAGAGTTCAGGACCCGCACGGATAATTGCCATCGTGTCCGTTATGGTCATTTTAATATCAATTGTTATATTCTGCTTGGAGACATTGCCCGAGTTCAGAGACGTCCCCGCAGTGCAGGACAACCACGTCAATGGAAGCGCGCACGGCAAAGAGCCCAACGCCTTCGCAGATCCGTTTTTCATGGTGGAGACACTTTGCATTGTTTGGTTCTCCTTTGAATTCTCCATGAGGTTTCTCTCGTGCCCCAGCAAAGCAGTTTTCTTCAAAAACATTATGAACTTGATCGATATTGTGGCCATAGCGCCCTATTTCATAACGCTGGGCCTTGATCTCGCAGAACATCAGGGCAGCAGTCAGCAGGCTGCCTCGCTGGCCATACTGAGGGTCATCCGTCTGGTCCGTGTTTTCAGGATTTTTAAACTCTCCAGACACTCCAAGGGTCTCCAGATTCTCGGCCAAACGCTTCACGCCAGCCTCAGAGAGTTGGGATTGCTCATATTCTTCCTGCTCATTGGAGTGGTTTTATTCTCCAGTTCGGTTTATTTTGCAGAAGCAGAAGATCCAGACTCTGTATTTTCTAGTATACCTGATGCCTTTTGGTGGGCTGTGGTGACAATGACCACAGTTGGTTATGGTGACATGTATCCTACCACAATTGGGGGAAAATTCGTTGGATCTTTGTGCGCCATAGCCGGAGTACTCACTATAGCGTTACCAGTTCCAGTGATCGTGTCCAACTTCAATTATTTCTACCACAGAGAGAACGAGGAGGAAGAAAATGTTACGTACGTACACGTGACTTGTGGGCAGCAGGAACAACCCTCCTTTGGTGAATGTGATGTAAACAAAAGCAACCAGTCGCTCTCCAAAACTGAGTCCTATCAGGAAAGCGACGACTTGGAAACACTGCCCGTTCCAAGCATAAACACACTGGAGACATACACAGGGAAACTAACAGATGTATGA